One Aegilops tauschii subsp. strangulata cultivar AL8/78 chromosome 7, Aet v6.0, whole genome shotgun sequence genomic window carries:
- the LOC109771780 gene encoding putative F-box protein At1g46984 has product MQAPVYLPDELVSDILSRTPEMSVCQFRCVSKEWHALLSDPAFLAAQKSRAEPFLVVASRPGQDMRLVNMDGEVVRVIDGMRGIWIPAPMSPDDVVCGIGYLHDAPCVSGVIDLATMKVLVARLEGDKAWGFGRAIPSGAYKLVRFRARTNCEVFTIGDGAGWRRRKARPLRHRYNSRDRYTAAVNGKLYFLPEERRDRNSLLCFDLESEEWKKNIRGPPNVEILWLIDLGKLNGALCISELKDWKTNHGYTNIWLLTDSDKSTWVKAYTVTDLLRSSYNKENLCTRSS; this is encoded by the exons ATGCAGGCGCCGGTCTACTTGCCAGACGAACTCGTCTCCGACATCCTGTCTAGGACCCCTGAGATGTCCGTGTGCCAGTTCCGATGCGTGTCCAAGGAGTGGCACGCCCTTCTCTCCGACCCAGCCTTCCTCGCCGCGCAGAAGTCCCGCGCCGAGCCGTTTCTCGTGGTGGCCTCCCGTCCCGGCCAGGACATGCGTCTGGTTAATATGGACGGCGAGGTTGTGAGGGTGATCGATGGTATGCGAGGGATTTGGATCCCTGCGCCCATGAGTCCCGACGACGTTGTATGTGGCATCGGCTATCTACATGACGCTCCTTGTGTCTCCGGGGTGATTGACCTTGCCACCATGAAGGTGCTCGTCGCCCGTTTGGAAGGCGACAAAGCCTGGGGCTTCGGTCGTGCCATCCCATCTGGCGCGTATAAGCTGGTGCGCTTTAGAGCCCGCACTAATTGCGAGGTCTTTACGATAGGAGATGGTGCCGGGTGGAGACGGAGGAAAGCACGCCCATTGCGTCACAGGTACAACTCCCGTGACCGGTACACAGCAGCGGTCAATGGTAAGTTGTACTTCTTGCCGGAGGAACGGCGGGACAGGAACTCTTTGCTCTGCTTTGACCTCGAGAGCGAGGAATGGAAAAAGAATATTAGAGGCCCACCGAATGTGGAGATCTTATGGCTTATCGACTTAGGCAAGCTGAACGGCGCTCTGTGCATATCTGAACTAAAGGATTGGAAAACCAACCATGGATATACAAATATATGGCTCTTGACTGATTCTGATAAAAGCACATGGGTCAAGGCGTATACG GTTACTGATCTATTAAGATCGTCGTACAACAAAGAAAATTTGTGTACCAGATCATCTTGA